The following are encoded in a window of Castanea sativa cultivar Marrone di Chiusa Pesio chromosome 9, ASM4071231v1 genomic DNA:
- the LOC142609107 gene encoding uncharacterized protein LOC142609107 — MWLSNSSCEEVVVSAWGSGSEIGVEGDILRKVEKRVKELGQWEKDVFGNVKSELSRLRKEIAKEERIAMGDKNTRYFHSCATKRFRKNSMEGIRDEGGVWRTSQEDIGEVMVNYYKSLYTSTDRRVSTGILDFVSTLIDEEMNESLCREFEASEVASALQQMAPLEEPSPDGMPPLFYQHFWSTVNNDVTSPILSWLNSEGLNGLIKKAELQGEIHGYSLCRRGPKLTHLLFADDSFIFCKATMEECDNVLEILKKYEEASGQKMNRSKTSLFFSKAIPEEVKHEIKAALGVPEILHYEKYLGLPSLLGRGKKESFDYIKEKVWRKLQGWEAKLLSQVGREVLIKAVIQAIPTYTMRCFKLLASLCNEIEALIKRFWWGQRGDRRKVHWVKWEEMTKSKTIGGMGFQDLAMFNDSLLAKQAWRLLNNKTSLFYKVFKARFFPNSSLLEAADSRMGSYAWKSILRGRDIIQRGAIWRVGSGEKINIWQQLWLPRKHPTIPLICPLESFENHTVDSLIDPSTRTWNEQLVDGLFVEEDAMLIKKIPFSRNVAEDTLYWPYSTSGNYTCKFGYRFFKEEEELQLNAQTPPICHKHVWKEVWQMQAPPKIKKIFFGEHARMYFQQNMH, encoded by the exons ATGTGGCTCTCAAATTCTAGTTGTGAGGAGGTGGTAGTTTCGGCTTGGGGTAGTGGGAGTGAAATAGGTGTGGAGGGTGATATCTTAAGAAAAGTGGAGAAGCGTGTGAAGGAACTAGGGCAATGGGAGAAAGATGTATTTGGGAATGTGAAATCAGAATTGAGTCGTTTGAGAAAGGAAATAGCAAAAGAAGAGAGGATTGCTATG GGGGATAAAAATACCAGATATTTTCATAGTTGTGCTACTAAGAGATTCAGGAAAAACTCAATGGAAGGTATTAGGGATGAGGGGGGTGTGTGGAGAACTAGTCAGGAGGATATTGGGGAAGTTATGGTGAACTATTACAAGTCTCTTTATACCTCAACAGACAGGAGGGTCTCCACAGGCATCTTAGATTTTGTGTCTACACTAATTGATGAGGAGATGAATGAAAGTTTATGTAGAGAGTTTGAAGCAAGTGAAGTAGCTTCAGCTCTCCAACAAATGGCTCCCCTCGAGGAACCTAGTCCAGATGGCATGCCTCCGCTCTTCTATCAACATTTTTGGAGCACGGTAAATAATGATGTCACTTCTCCCATCTTGTCATGGTTGAACTCAG AGGGGTTGAATGGCTTAATTAAAAAGGCAGAACTACAAGGTGAAATCCATGGCTACTCCCTTTGTAGGAGGGGTCCAAAACTAACGCACCtgctttttgcagatgatagttttattttttgcaagGCCACAATGGAGGAGTGTGACAATGTTTTGGAGATACTCAAAAAGTATGAAGAAGCCTCGGGTCAAAAAATGAATAGGAGTAAAACATCCTTGTTCTTTAGCAAGGCGATTCCGGAGGAGGTGAAGCATGAAATCAAGGCTGCCTTGGGTGTTCCAGAAATCTTGCACTACGAAAAATATCTTGGGCTGCCCTCCTTACTtgggagaggaaaaaaagaaagttttgacTACATTAAAGAGAAGGTTTGGCGGAAACTTCAAGGGTGGGAAGCAAAATTACTTTCACAAGTCGGAAGGGAAGTGCTCATAAAGGCGGTCATACAAGCCATCCCCACTTACACTATGAGATGTTTCAAATTGCTGGCGAGTTTGTGCAATGAAATTGAGGCTCTAATCAAAAGATTTTGGTGGGGCCAAAGGGGCGATCGTAGGAAAGTACATTGGGTCAAATGGGAAGAGATGACAAAATCCAAGACTATTGGAGGTATGGGCTTTCAAGATCTTGCTATGTTCAATGATTCCCTTCTAGCAAAGCAAGCATGGAGGCTATTGAATAATAAAACCTCTCTATTCTACAAAGTGTTTAAAGCTCGTTTCTTTCCCAATTCATCACTTTTGGAGGCTGCCGACTCAAGGATGGGGTCTTATGCGTGGAAAAGTATACTTAGAGGAAGAGACATCATTCAAAGGGGGGCAATATGGAGGGTTGGAagtggagaaaaaataaatatttggcAGCAACTTTGGCTGCCAAGGAAACACCCAACGATTCCGCTTATTTGTCCATTGGAAAGTTTTGAAAATCATACTGTTGATTCACTTATTGATCCAAGCACAAGAACATGGAATGAACAGTTGGTGGATGGATTATTTGTGGAGGAGGATGCCATGTTGATCAAGAAAATTCCCTTTAGTCGAAACGTGGCTGAAGACACCTTGTATTGGCCTTACTCTACCTCAGGAAATTATACATGCAAGTTCGGATATAGGTTTTTTAAAGAAGAGGAGGAGCTGCAATTGAATGCCCAAACCCCTCCAATCTGCCATAAACATGTTTGGAAGGAAGTATGGCAAATGCAAGCTCCaccaaagataaaaaaaattttctttggagAGCATGCTAGAATGTACTTCCAACAAAACATGCACTGA
- the LOC142609783 gene encoding uncharacterized protein LOC142609783, with translation MIITDKLSCSASPLPNLRTQVSSPSIIPISQILQLHSPSQTVLKKTHLNSLQISTTHYEHRRDKFEDTVPTMSEILDSSKAQNLDLQLQTLGPFFRITAKSLETQTELGKAEGLIRVWLKGTILHLDSIRLRRETLGMEKSIFGIGLFLGAVAIRYGYDCGCKTAELLAINDSDLYHSKLVRFYTRIGFKAVHEVTGSGFGDYAHMLVWGGVGTRMDANVEELLVKWCTRFKPRK, from the exons ATGATAATAACAGACAAACTTTCATGTTCCGCATCTCCTTTACCAAATCTTAGAACCCAAGTCAGTTCTCCTTCAATAATCCCAATATCCCAAATCCTACAACTCCATTCTCCATCCCAAAccgtattaaaaaaaacacatttgaaTTCCCTCCAAATAAGCACCACCCACTATGAACACAGAAGGGATAAATTTGAAGACACTGTACCAACCATGTCAGAGATATTGGACTCATCAAAAGCCCAAAACCTTGACCTCCAGCTCCAAACTCTAGGACCCTTTTTCAGAATCACGGCCAAGAGCTTGGAAACCCAGACAGAGCTTGGGAAGGCTGAGGGGCTAATAAGGGTCTGGTTGAAAGGGACAATTCTTCACTTGGACTCCATTAGATTGAGGAGAGAGACACTGGGAATGGAGAAATCAATCTTTGGTATTGGTTTGTTCCTTGGAGCTGTTGCTATACGATATGGATATGATTGTGGTTGCAAAACAGCCGAGTTGCTTGCAATCAATGACTCTGATCTTTACCATTCCAAG CTTGTTAGGTTCTACACAAGAATTGGATTTAAGGCTGTGCATGAAGTAACAGGTTCAGGATTTGGAGATTATGCCCACATGTTGGTCTGGGGAGGAGTTGGGACTCGAATGGATGCTAATGTTGAAGAACTTCTTGTAAAATGGTGCACCAGGTTCAAACCTCGGAAGTGA
- the LOC142609106 gene encoding uncharacterized protein LOC142609106 — MRCLAWNCRGLENLHTWRELVEIIQAKDPSVVFLAEMLTDDARLAFVQRSMSFDHRWIVPRVGRGRGLVLYWKATINLKVEGVDRNYIDAVIDKDTENEWRLTGFYGEPEIARHHEAWTILRALNSQSIKPWLCYGHFNEILRQDEKLGGASRPYNQMQQFREVMDECGFMDLGFEGSKYTWSKHFKNGGSI; from the coding sequence ATGAGGTGCTTAGCATGGAACTGTCGTGGACTTGAGAACCTGCATACATGGAGAGAGCTTGTGGAAATCATACAGGCAAAAGATCCCTCTGTAGTGTTTTTAGCCGAAATGCTTACAGATGATGCAAGGCTAGCGTTTGTTCAAAGGAGTATGAGTTTTGACCATAGATGGATTGTGCCAAGAGTGGGTAGAGGTAGAGGACTAGTTCTTTATTGGAAAGCAACGATTAATCTAAAAGTGGAAGGTGTAGATAGAAACTATATTGATGCGGTGATTGATAAAGATACAGAGAATGAGTGGAGGTTAACGGGTTTTTATGGTGAACCGGAGATAGCGAGACACCATGAAGCATGGACCATACTTAGGGCTTTAAACTCACAATCTATAAAGCCATGGCTTTGTTATGGGCACTTTAATGAGATTTTAAGACAAGATGAGAAACTTGGGGGTGCAAGTAGGCCTTACAATCAGATGCAGCAATTTAGGGAGGTGATGGATGAATGTGGGTTCATGGACTTGGGATTTGAGGGCTCTAAATATACTTGGAGCAAACACTTCAAAAATGGCGGTTCAATTTAG